TTTCATAGTCCAAGGTCTAACGTGACACCCAGAAACAATTCAGGGACCTGAGCAGAAAACAACATTAATGTCTTGCGACAATTACATAGTAGCATCATGCATGCAGGTGGTGTACTTGTGCCGGGACCCCAAGGACTGCTTCGTGTCTCTCTGGCACTTTATGAACAAGTTCACCCCATGGGACATCGACGAGGCACACGGCCGGTTCTGCGAGGGTGTCTCGTTGTATGGGCCATTTTGGGAGCACGTGCTGAGCTACTGGCGTTGGCACGTCGACCGACCGGGTCAGGTGCTCTTCCTGACTTACGAGGAGCTCAGCGCCGACCCGCTCGGCCAACTGAGGCGCCTAGCCGAGTTCATTGGGCGCCCCTTCACGCCGGGGGAGCAGGAGGCGGGAGTGGACAGGGAGATTGCGGAGGCATGTGCCATGAAAAGCATGGTCAACCAGGAGGTGAACCAGTCCAGGACGACCGAAATCGTTGAGATGCCGATTCCCAACGGGATCTTCTTCCGGCGAGGCGTGGTCGGAGACTGGACCAACTACCTCACGCCGGAGATGGCAGGAAGGATCGATGAGATTACCAAGAGCAAGTTTGAAGGATCCGGCCTCATGCTGCCGAAAACAATCTCGGAAATCTCAAAGATCTAGCATCCCTCCGTCGTGTTTGATGTTTGAAATCGTTCACCTTTTTTTTCTCTTGTTGTAAACTGCACCCTGCTGGCACTGGCTTGGCTGAATAAAAAAAGCTTGCATTGTTCTTGTTGATCAAACGAAATACCAGCTGGCGAGTTGTTGATGTTACGGAAAAGGCCTGCTTAGTCTTAGGTATTTTTCTTATCGGTTTAATTGTGATCAAATGTGTTTGTACTCTGCTTAATTATTAATAAAAATGATTGTATGCATCACAATAATACAGAGGCCAAGGGACTCAACTTCATTTTCCAAAACAAGAGAATACTAACCTGCTCCGAATGATCTTCTACATGATTAAGCACGATGGCGCCACAAGTCAAAGGACGCCAAGATCAAGCTGTATAGTATTTTCCAGTTCAACAAAATAAGCGAATCAAAAGTTTCAACTGGTATGAGCATTGTGTTCATCGTGAAAtaaaaaagtaaaaaaacaaCACGGCGTCATATCTCGGAAAATCCTATATGCCGCTCGCTGCGTCAAACTGCCGGCGCTTCGCACAGGCGAGCGACCGAGCAGCGACGCAACGGCCGGCACATTTAACCGTTCCAACGCtcccggttttgggaaccttctagggGTTCCCAGctggttttgggaaccttctagaaggttcctgaaccggtttttattttcctttctttttctaTTTCTGTGTTGTTTTTATTCTATTTTACTTATttatttgttttttcttttttgtttttcaaGTTTATGtttctttttcaaaaaaatgttcgtgctcttaaaaattgttcaaaatttctaaaaatgtttgtgttttcaaattttgttcataaaTTCAAAAACTGTATGAATTTTGTTCAAAATGTTTTTGTTCAAAATAttcacaaatttaaaaaaaaatcgggatttcaaaaaatattcccgtttcaaaaattgttcgcaattttcaaaaaatgttcatgaatttctTAACATTTtcgtttttattttatttttcattttttttcttgtttctttttcaagtttatttttcttttcgaACTTGTTCAAAAATTCAAATATTTGTTCGGAATTTCCAAAAGAAAATCGTTTtgaaatttgttcacaaattcaaaaaatgttcgtgtttaaaaaaatgttcagaatttcaaaaaatgtttgtggtttcaaaattttgttcacaaaatcaaaaaaaaaatctcGTTTTCTAAATTTGTTCATAAAT
The sequence above is a segment of the Aegilops tauschii subsp. strangulata cultivar AL8/78 chromosome 6, Aet v6.0, whole genome shotgun sequence genome. Coding sequences within it:
- the LOC109772020 gene encoding cytosolic sulfotransferase 5, translating into MATVFPRDAGVSTPEADEAKKIYDEARRVVSTYETVPSPSGTLQDYCRHPSGWCITLPIMVSSMVAEQHFEARGTDVLLVTMPKSGTTWIKALLYAAAHRTDDTSSSILRQLASHNSHQLVPFLEAQVYTKDQIPDLSSLPAPRLFATHIPAESLPPSVVASGCKVVYLCRDPKDCFVSLWHFMNKFTPWDIDEAHGRFCEGVSLYGPFWEHVLSYWRWHVDRPGQVLFLTYEELSADPLGQLRRLAEFIGRPFTPGEQEAGVDREIAEACAMKSMVNQEVNQSRTTEIVEMPIPNGIFFRRGVVGDWTNYLTPEMAGRIDEITKSKFEGSGLMLPKTISEISKI